The sequence AAGTCCTCCATAAACTGGTGGATGAACCCTTCTTGCCAGTAGTAGATGATGAAGGGATTTTTCAAGGAATCATCACGCGAAAGTCTATCCTCAAGGCCGTCAATGCTCTCTTGCATGACTTTAGTAAGGAATATGAGATTCGATGCAAATGAGAGATAGGATTTCAGACTTTTTAGAGGGAAAGCAGGGTTTGTCTGCCAATTCCAAGCAGTCCTATAAGTATGATCTGGAGCAATTTTTAGACATTGTAGGTGAGCGAATCTCTGAGACTAGTCTCAAGATTTACCAAGCCCAACTAGCCAACCTAAAAATCAGCGCCCAGAAGCGAAAACTTTCGGCCTGTAACCAATTTCTCTACTTTCTCTATCGAAAAGGAGAAGTGGACAGTTTTTACCGTCTGGAATTAACCAAACAAGCTGAAAAGAAGACCGAAAAGCCAGAACTGTTAGACCTAGAGTCTTTTTGGCAGGAAAGTGACTATCCAGAGGGACGCTTGCTAGCGCTCTTAATCCTAGAAATGGGACTCTTGCCAAGCGAGATTTTATCCCTTAAGGTTGCAGATATCAATCTGGATTTTCAGGTGTTGCGAATTAACAAGGTTTCCCAACAGAGGATTGTTAGCATTCCCACTACCTTGATTCCAGAGCTAGAACCCTTGATGGGGCAGACCTATCTCTTTGAAAGGGCAGGGAAAGCCTATTCTCGTCAGTGGGCCTTTCGTCAGCTGGAGTCCTTTGTCAAGGAGAAAGGTTTCCCAACCTTATCAGCCCAAGCCTTGCGGGAACAGTTCATTCTAAGACAAATAGAAAACAAGGTCGATTTGTACGAAATTGCAAAAAAACTAGGATTAAAAACAGTCTTGACCTTAGAAAAATATAGATAATGGATATTAAATTAAAAGATTTTGAAGGGCCGCTGGACTTGCTTTTGCACCTGGTTTCTAAGTACCAGATGGATATCTACGATGTGCCCATTACAGAAGTCATCGAACAGTATCTAGCCTATGTCTCAACTTTGCAGGCCATGCGTCTGGAAGTAACGGGCGAGTATATGGTCATGGCTAGTCAGCTCATGCTGATCAAGAGTCGCAAGCTTCTTCCAAAGGTAGCAGAAGTGACAGACTTGGAGGATGACCTAGAGCAGGATCTTCTCTCTCAAATCGAAGAATACCGCAAGTTCAAGCTCTTGGGTGAGCACTTGGAGGCTAGGCACCAAGATCGAGCCCAGTACTATTCCAAAGCGCCAACAGAGTTGATTTACGAGGATGCGGAGCTTGTGCATGACAAGACGACCATTGACCTCTTTTTGGCTTTTTCAAATATCCTAGTCAAGAAAAAAGAGGAATTCGCACAGAATCACACGACTATCTTGCGGGATGAGTATAAGATTGAGGACATGATGGTCATCGTAAAAGAGTCCTTGACTGGACGAGACCAGTTGCGTTTGCAGGATTTGTTCAAGGAAGCTCAGAATGTTCAAGAGGTTATTACCCTCTTTTTGGCGACCCTAGAGTTAATCAAAACCCAGGAACTGATCCTCGTGCAAGAGGAGAGTTTCGGAGATATCTATCTCATGGAAAAGAAGGAAGAAAGTCAAGAGGCACAAAGCTAGACTTGATAGAGAGGAAAGATGAGTACTTTAGCAGAAATAGAAGCGCTCTTGTTTGTAGCAGGTGAAGATGGGATTCGAGTCCGTCAGTTGGCTGAACTCCTATCGCTTCCTCCGACAGGCATCCAGCAGAGTTTAGAAAAATTAGTCCAGAAGTATGAAAAGGACACTGATTCCAGTTTGGCTCTGATTGAGACAGGGACGGCTTACAGATTGGTGACCAAGCCTCAGTTTTCAGAGGTTTTGAAGGAATACTCTAAGGCACCTATCAACCAGAGCTTGTCTCGAGCTGCCCTTGAGACCTTGTCCATCATTGCCTACAAGCAGCCGATTACCCGAATTGAGATTGATGCTATTCGTGGGGTCAATTCGAGTGGGGCTTTGGCAAAGTTGCAGGCTTTTGACTTGATACGAGAAGATGGGAAAAAAGAAGTGTTGGGCCGCCCCAACCTCTATGTAACAACGGATTATTTCCTAGATTACATGGGAATTAACCATTTGGAAGAACTGCCAGTGATTGATGAGCTTGAGATTCAAGCCCAAGAAAGCCAATTATTTGGTGAAAGGATAGAAGAAGATGAGAATCAATAAATATATTGCCCACGCAGGTGTGGCCAGTAGGAGAAAAGCAGAAGAGCTGGTCAAGCAAGGATTGGTAACGGTCAACGGACAGGTAGTGCGTGAACTCGCAACCACCATCAAGTCTGGTGACAAGGTCGAAGTGGAAGGTCAGCCCATCTACAACGAAGAAAAGGTTTACTATCTGCTTAATAAACCACGTGGAGTGATTTCCAGTGTGACAGATGACAAGGGCCGCAAGACTGTTGTGGATCTCTTGCCTAATGTTAAAGAACGCATTTACCCTGTGGGACGTTTGGACTGGGATACATCAGGTGTCTTGATTTTGACCAATGATGGGGACTTTACGGATGAAATGATTCACCCCCGTAATGAGATTGACAAGGTCTATGTCGCGCGTGTTAAAGGTGTGGCCAACAAAGAAAATCTCCGCCCCTTGACCCGTGGTCTTGAGATTGATGGTAAGAAAACCAAGCCAGCTGTCTATGAGATTCTCAAAGTGGATCCAGTCAAAAACCGCTCTGTGGTACAGTTGACTATCCATGAAGGGCGTAACCATCAGGTTAAAAAGATGTTTGAAGCCGTCGGTCTTCAAGTGGATAAGTTGTCTCGAACACGTTTTGGACATCTAGACTTAACTGGTCTCCGTCCAGGAGAAGCCCGTCGTCTTAATAAAAAAGAAATCAGCCAACTACACACCATGGCTGTAACCAAGAAATAATGAAACGAATCTTAATAGCGCCAGTACGCTTTTACCAACGTTTTATCTCACCGGCCTTTCCACCCTCTTGTCGCTTTGAGCCGACTTGTTCCAACTACATGATTCAGGCTATTGAAAAACATGGCTTCAAGGGTGTTCTGATGGGCTTGGCTCGGATTTTGCGTTGTCATCCTTGGTCGAAAATAGGAAAAGATCCTGTCCCAGACCACTTTTCTCTCAGACGAAATCAAGAAAAAAAATAACCCAACATCACCTGATGTTGGGTTTTCTTGTTTATTTCAAAGCTTTTTGTGCGTCTTCAATCATGAGTTTGGTTGATTCAAGACCGCCTCCGCTTAGATACCAGAGGTCTGGTGTTAGTTGGATAATTTTTCCATTTTTAGCAGCAGGAGTTTCAGCGATGAGGGCATTTTCTAGGACGCCATCGTTGCTAGAGTTGTCCCCGCCGATGGCAAGGGTACGGTTGATGACAAAGAGGATGTCAGGATTAATTTCTTTGACACTTTCAAAGCTGACTTCCTGTCCGTGGCGAGAGTCTTCAAATTGAGTATCAGTTGGTTTGAATTTCAAGGTTTGATACAAGAAAGAGAAACGAGATTGGGCACCAAAGGCAGCCATTTTTCCTTCATTGAGGAGGATAGCAAGGGCTTTTTTATCAGAACTTTCGTTTTTAGTAGCGACTTCCTGAATGCTCTTGTCTAGGTTGGCTAATTCTTCCTTTGCTTTCTGTGTACCAGTTTCACCAAAGGCGCTTGCTAGGGATTCGATGTTGGCCTTGGTAGAAGTCCAGTAGTCGTCCTTGCTTGCTTGGAAGAGGACTGTTGGAGCGATTTCTTTGAACTTGTCTACGAATTTTTGGGTACGTGGTGAAGCGATAATTAGGTCTGGTTCAAGAGCAGCGATGGCTTCTAGGTCTGGCTCAACCATGGAACCCACATTGTTGACATTTCCTGCAAGATCTTTTAGGTAAGTCGGAACAGTTTTTGTAGGCATTCCGACGATATTCTTTTCAAAACCTAAAGCGCGAATAGTATCCGCAGCACCGAGGTCAAAAGTCACAATCTTTTCAGGAACCTTTGAAAGTTTGACCTCATCTAGTGAACTTTTAATAGTTATCTCTGTTGGAGCAGAGCTACTTGTCTCTGTCTGGCTAGTGCTTGAGTTTGTATTTGTACTACATGCACCAAGTAAGAGCAAGAAGCTGGCAGCTAGGGCAGTGAGATAAAGTTTAAGGGATGTTTTCATGATTTCTCCTTTTTAAAATGTGATAACGATGTAGGGGGGCTCTTAGATAGGCTTGTTAGCTAAGAGACAGAGGCTTTTCTAACATGAGTTCAGAATAGCTAGCTATAGATACAGATCTTTTTGCCATTGATATCAGCCAGCGTGATGGGAATCTCATAAAGTTGACTGAGCAGTTCGGCTTGCATGATTTGAGCAGTCGTTCCCTTGCAAAAGACTTGACCGTCCTTGAAGGCAACAATTTCATCCGCATATTGGCTAGCCATGTTGATATCGTGGAGGACGATGATAATGGTTTTGCCAAGTTCCTCCACCAGTCGCCGAAGGATCTGCATCATGCTGACACTTTGCTTGATATCGAGATTATTGAGCGGTTCGTCTAGCAAGATAAAGTCTGTATCCTGAGCTAGTACCATGGCGATAAAGACACGTTGGAGCTGTCCACCAGACAGACTATCGATGTAGCGGTCTTTTAAGTTGGTCAGTTCCAGATAGTCCAGAGTTTCTCGGATTTTTTCCCTGTCTTCTGCTCTCAGTCGACCACGGCTGTAGGGAAAACGTCCAAAGCTGACAAGCTCTTCTACAGTCAATTTGGCTTGGTAATTGATTTTCTGCTTTAGGATAGTGAGTTCTTTGGCTAGTTCTTGCGAATTCCAACTCTCGATTTCACGACCTTTGATACTGAGAATTCCCTGATCTTTCTTGGTCAGTCTGCTCATAATGGAGAGGAGAGTTGATTTTCCAGCACCGTTTGGACCAATAAAGGCCGTCAGTTTCTGAGGACTGACTTCAAGCGAAATGTCTTGCAAAATATCCTGTTTTTGAATGGATTTGTCAATGTTTTCCAGTTTCACTGACGCGCCCTCCTGTATAGTAAGATAAAGAATAAGAAGCCACCCACACTCTCAATAATCATGCTGATGCGAATTTCCAGCGCAAAGACTCGTTCAATAAGGGCTTGCCCCAGGGTCAAACTGATAAACCCGACCAGAATGGCTACGATAAAGAGCAACTTGTGCCGATAATCTTTGACGATTAGGTAGGTAAGATTGGCCAGCATAAAACCGAAGAAGGCCATAGGCCCTACCAAGGCAGTGGCTGTTGAGGTCAAAAGCACGATACCCCAGAGGAGTTCTCTCTGTTCTTTTTCAACATTGAGTCCCAGTATCTGAGCCGTTTCTCTTTGCAGGTGCAAGACATCCAGAACGACTGCTTTTCGAAAGAAAAAGATTGTCAAGGCGAGGATGATTAGAGAACCGATGGCTAGGATGGAAGTGTTGAGATGTTGAAAGGAAGCAAAGAGACTGTTCTGAAGTTTATCGTATTCATTTGGATCCATCAGGACTTGGAGGAAGGTACTGATATTTCGAAAGAGACTTCCGAGGGCTAGGCAGATTAGCAGAATGAAAACCAAATTTTGCTTCATCAGCGTCTTCAAGTAACCTTGTAAGGCGAGAAAGAAGAGGGATTGAAGCAGAAGCAAGATTAGAAATTCTAAGACAGGCGACTTCCCAAGCTGTAGAAATTTGCTTTCAAATATCAGTAGCAGGGTCTGTAGCAAGACATAGAAGGATTCGATTCCCAAAATACTTGGCGTCAGAAAGCGATTTTCCGTCAGGGTTTGAAAACTAATGGTCGAAATCCCTGTCGCGATAGCTACCAAGAGATAAACGATGATTTTTTGGGAACGTAGCTTCCAGGCAAAGGCAGACAGCTGAGTGATGGGCCAAAAGTAGAGGAGGCAAGCTCCGATGGCCAGAATAATGAGAAGGCAGAAGAGTTTGGTATGTTTGCTTTTAAACTGCATCCTTTTGTCCCCCTCTCCATAGAAGTAGGATAAAGACGAGACTACCAATGATTCCTAGTAGGAGACTGACAGACAGCTCATAGGGCCGAATCAAGACTCGAGAGAGGATGTCACAGGCCAGAACTAGATTAGCACCGACCAGAGCGACCATGAGTTTGGTTTGACTCAAATTATCTCCATAGCGCTTGCGGATAAGATTGGGAACGATGACTCCGAGAAAAGGCAAGGCACCCACGGTAATCATGGTGACACTTGTCGTTAGCGCCACCAGAAAAAGGGCCAGTTTTTCAAGTAGAGAGTAAGAAATCCCCAAACTTTCACTGGTTTCCTTGCCCAGATTCATGATGGTGAAGGTTTGGGATAATTTCCAAACGGCTATCAGGATAATGAGGCCTAAGAAGAGCCACTCATACTGATGGGTCTGAATCATGGAGAAGGAGCCCTGGGTCCAAGCAGTCATACTCTGAACCAGATTGAAACGATAGGCGATAACTTCTGTGACAGAACCGATAATCCCACTATAGATGATCCCGATCAAGGGCAGCATCCACCTTTCCTTTATAGAAAAAATAGTCATAAAGGCCAGGAAGAAGAGGGTAAATAAAATGGATGAGCCAAAAGCAAAGAGCATCTTTTGGGTCAGACTCGCAGACGGAAAGACAAAGAGGCTTAACACCATTCCCAGTTTAGCGGCTTCTGTGGTTCCGACTGTACTTGGAGCAGCGAATTGATTTTGAGTAATGGTCTGCATGAGTAGTCCTGCCATGCTCATACTGGAGGCTGCAAGGAGAATACTGATGGTTCTTGGAAGACGCGACTCTTGAAAGAGAAGCCAGGTCTGTTGGTCAAAAGCAAAGAATTTTTCCCAAGAAAAATCACTGGTTCCAATGCTAATGGAGAGAAAGACTAGGAGTAGAAGTAAGCCTGTTAAAATATGAGAGAGTTTCATACCCCGTCCTTTCGTGTAGATTTGGTATCGAAAGATACCTGCGGATATAAATGTAACATGATTTCTTTAATCTTTCAATAAATTTTCTAACAATTTAATGTAAAAAGAAAGAAAAATTCCTGAAATAATATCTGCCCCTCTCTTTTATTGGAAAACTGAGTAAAAACCAATTTACCTTCCCACTATCCTTCTCCTATAAAAAGTGGTAAAATGGAGGACAGAAAGAAGGAACTGATATGACAACATTATTTTCAAAAATCAAAGAAGTAACAGAGCTTGCTGCGATCTCAGGTCACGAAGCGCCTGTCCGTGCTTATCTTCGTGAAAAGTTGACACCGCATGTGGATGAAGTAGTGACAGATGGCTTAGGTGGTATTTTCGGTATCAAGCATTCAGAAGCTACGGATGCCCCGCGTGTTTTGGTCGCATCTCACATGGACGAAGTTGGTTTTATGGTCAGTGAGATTAAGCCAGACGGAACTTTCCGTGTGGTTGAAATCGGTGGCTGGAATCCTATGGTGGTCAGCAGCCAACGCTTCAAACTCTTTACTCGTGACGGTCGTGAAATTCCAGTGATCTCAGGTTCTGTCCCTCCACATTTGACACGTGGAACAGGTGGGCCAACCATGCCAGCAATCTCTGATATCATTTTTGATGGTGGTTTTGCAGACAAGGCTGAGGCAGAAAGCTTTGGTATCCGTCCTGGTGACACCATTGTCCCTGATAGTTCCGCTATCTTGACAGCCAATGAAAAAAATATCATCTCAAAAGCTTGGGATAATCGCTACGGTGTCCTCATGGTAAGTGAGCTAGCAGAAGCCTTGTCAGGTCAAAGACTGGGAAATGAACTCTATCTTGGCTCTAACGTCCAAGAAGAGGTTGGCCTTCGTGGCGCTCATACTTCTACAACTAAGTTTGATCCAGAAGTCTTCCTGGCAGTTGACTGCTCACCAGCAGGTGATGTCTACGGTGGCCAAGGTAAGATTGGGGATGGAACCTTGATTCGTTTCTATGATCCAGGTCACTTGCTCCTCCCAGGTATGAAGGATTTCCTTTTGACAACGGCTGAAGAAGCGGGTATCAAGTATCAATACTATTGTGGAAAAGGCGGAACGGACGCTGGAGCAGCTCATCTGAAAAATGGTGGTGTCCCATCTACAACTATCGGTGTCTGTGCTCGTTATATCCACTCTCACCAAACTCTCTACGCGATGGATGACTTCTTAGAAGCCCAAGCCTTCTTGCAAGCCTTGGTGAAAAAAATGGATCGTTCAACGGTTGATTTGATTAAACATTATTAAACATAAGGGAGGTGGTCAGGATGGCCGAACCAAACCTAGAAAGCCTTATAAGAGATCTCTACAACCATGCTCGTCAGGGTTTGAGTGAAGATTTAGTTGCTGCTCTCCTAGAGACTGCTAAGAAGCTGCCTACTACAAATGAGCAATTACTAGCAGTCCGACTTTCAGGACTGGTCACCCGTGAATTGCTCACCAATCCCAAACACCCAGCACCTGAGTTGCTCAACTTGGCGCGCTTTATCAAAAGAGAAGAAGCCAAATACAGGGGCACTGCAGTTTCTGCTATCATGTTTGGAGAACTCTTTAAAATGCTTTGATTCCATTGTGAATCAAAGCATTTTTTATATGTCAGAAAAAACATTTTTGATGAGGAAACGAAAAAGCCATCCCATTCAGGATAGCTTCTTGGCACTTATACTCAATGAAAATCAAAGAGCAAACTAGGAAACTAACCGCAGATTGCTCAAAACACGGTTTTGAGGTTGTGGATAGAACTGACGAAGTCAGTAACATATATACGGCAAGGCGACGTTGACGTGGTTTGAAGAGATTTTCGAAGAGTATTAGATTTGTTCAGCGATGACCTTTTCAGCTAGGTTCATAGCATGGTCAGATACACGAGTGTAGTGGGAAATGATGTCGATAAAGTTGACTCCAGCTTGTGTAGAACACTCACCTTTGTTAAGGCGTTTGATGTGGGTCTTTCTGAGAACGCGTTCCATATTGTTGATTTCTTTATGGCGTTCAATCAGACTTTGAGCTTTTTCAATATCATTATTTTCCACACTATCAAGGGCATCCTTGATAAATGCAGTTGTTGCTTGATAAATCTCAGCTAATTCCTCTAAAGCAGCATCAGAAAATTGAACATTCTTACGTTGGAGGTAGTCTGTTAGGTTGAGCAAGCCTTCTGCGTGGTCCCCAATCCGTTCCAAATCACGAGATGAATCCAGAATGTTGGTCAAGACTTCACTTTCCTTTTGGCTCAAGGATTCGCTTGAGAGTCTGATGAGGTAACGAGTGAGTTTTTCATCGATGGTATTGATGGCTTCCTCTGTCTTGTGCCCTTTTTCAGCTACCTTTTCATCCAAACCGATGATATAGGTATAAGAAAGGTCAAAAGCTTTGGTTGCATAGTTCCCCAAGTGCAAGAGTTCTTTTTTGGCATTTCCTAGAGCGATGGAAGGAGATTGCTGGATAAGTTGCTCGTCGAGATAGAGGGGCTCGTACTTGACAACCTCGTCTTCACCAGGGATGAGCTTGGTTACAAAGTAGGCCAAGGCTCCGATGAATGGAAATTGTACAATGGTGTTACTTACGTTAAAGGCACCGTGAGAGAAGGCGATTGTCATCTCAGGTGAGAGGTGAAGGAGTGCCTGGAAGTACTCGATCATAGCAGTGAAAGGGCCTAATAAGATTAAGCAAAGAATAGTTCCTAAAACGTTAAAGGTAACGTGGGTTGCCGCAACGCGTTTCGCTGAGACATTGGCTCCAGCTGCCGCAATGATAACGGTTAGAGTTGTCCCGATATTATCCCCGAAGAGAACCGGTAGCGAACCTTTAAGGTCAAGGAAGCCACCTGCATAGAGACCTTGTAGAATCCCGATAGTTGCCGAAGAGGCCTGAATGAGGACGGTAATCACTGCACCGGCTACTACTCCTAAAATAGGATTTTGTCCCAAGGTTACCATATACTCCTTGAATTGTGGTAAATCTTTAAGCGGGCTCATACCGGCACTGATGAGGTTGAGGGCGTAGAAGATTCCCCCGACACCAAACAGGATGCGCCCGATATTGTTTGCTGTTCTGTTTTTTGTAAAGAAGAGGAACATGGTTCCAAGGAAAATCAAGGGTAAAGCATACTCACCAAGCTTGAAACCGATGATAAAGGATGTAACGGTGGTTCCGATGTTGGCTCCCATGATAATTCCGATAGCCTGTCTAAGGGTTAGAAGACTAGCGCTGACTAGCCCAACCGTGATAACTGTAACCCCTGTACTTGACTGAATCAGGGCAGTCACGACGATTCCGACTAGAACGCCTAAAAAGGGATTGCTAGTGTACTTGTCAATGTAAAAACGAAGGCGATCTCCAGCAGCTTGTTGCAAACCGTCTCCCATGGTCTTGATACTGTATAAAAACAGTCCCAGACCTCCTAAAAAGTGAAATAAAATTTCCTGCCAATTAATGGACATTTCTTTTTCCTCCGAAAAATAATAACGGAATTTCTCCTATTCTATTTTAAAGGATAAAAGTAAATCTCACAAGTGTTTAGCTGAAATTTTCATAAGAAACAAGAACTTTCTTTCAAAATGAGAGATAGTTTCCCTTTAAGATAGATGATTTATAGGATTGTGTCCAAATTTTACTGATTTTTATCCTAGTTATAGTTTTTATGTTAAATAGATTGACATCGCTTTCATATAGGATAAAATGAAGATAATCCTGTTCTGGTGGTGTGCACTGAGAACAGTTACTTTTTATCAAAAAGTAAAGCGCTTACTTTATATTTTATTAGGAGGATAAGATGAAAAATCTATTTTTTGAAAAACGTTGCCGTTACAGTATTCGTAAGCTGTCAATCGGAGCTTGTTCCTTGATGATTGGTTCAGCTCTATTTGCGAGTCCAGCTCTTGCCGAACAAGTCGCAGTCCCTGAAACAGCTACAAATACGAGCGCCCAAGCGACAAGTACTAGTGAAACAGCTAATCCAGATACTGCAGCCCTTGAAAAACAATTAGAGGAAACAGAGAACAAAGTAGCTGAGCAACCAATTTCAGAAAACACTCCAACAATAACGGATCTGGTTAATGAAAAAGAAGAAGCGAAGCCAGCTCCAACAGATAAAACTGAAAAACCTGCTCAACCAACTGAAAAAGAAGAAGTCAAACCAGAGGAAGCTCCTCAAGTGGCTGAGAAGAAAGCCGACAAACCGACTCTAGCAGACGTTCCTAAAAATGAAGAAAAGAGTCTCCGACCAAAAGAAATCAAATTTGATACTTGGGAAGATTTGTTAAAATGGGAACCGGGTGCGCGTGAGGATGATCCTATTAACCGTTCATCAGTTGAACTCGCCAAGCGCCACAGAGGGCAGTTGGTCAATGAAAAAGCAAGCAGAAGAGCCAAGGTTCAGGCGCTGGCAAATACCAACTCAAAGGCTAAAGACCACGCTTCTGTTGGTGGAGAAGAATTCAAGGCCTATGCTTTTGACTACTGGCAATACTTGGATTCAATGGTCTTCTGGGAAGGTCTAGTTCCAACTCCAGATGTCATTGATGCCGGTCACCGCAACGGAGTTCCCGTTTATGGAACACTCTTTTTCAACTGGTCAAACAGTATTGCTGACCAAGAGAAATTTGCCGCTGCCTTGAAACAAGATGAGGATGGCAGCTTCCCTATCGCACGCAAGCTCGTTGATCTTGCTAAGTATTACGGATTTGATGGCTATTTCATTAATCAGGAAACAACGGGGGAATTGGTAGCACCTCTTGGTGAAAAAATGCGCCAATTCATGCTCTATACAAAAGAATATGCAGCCAAAGTCAACCACCCAATCAAGTATGCTTGGTACGATGCCATGA comes from Streptococcus oralis and encodes:
- a CDS encoding Na/Pi cotransporter family protein, producing the protein MSINWQEILFHFLGGLGLFLYSIKTMGDGLQQAAGDRLRFYIDKYTSNPFLGVLVGIVVTALIQSSTGVTVITVGLVSASLLTLRQAIGIIMGANIGTTVTSFIIGFKLGEYALPLIFLGTMFLFFTKNRTANNIGRILFGVGGIFYALNLISAGMSPLKDLPQFKEYMVTLGQNPILGVVAGAVITVLIQASSATIGILQGLYAGGFLDLKGSLPVLFGDNIGTTLTVIIAAAGANVSAKRVAATHVTFNVLGTILCLILLGPFTAMIEYFQALLHLSPEMTIAFSHGAFNVSNTIVQFPFIGALAYFVTKLIPGEDEVVKYEPLYLDEQLIQQSPSIALGNAKKELLHLGNYATKAFDLSYTYIIGLDEKVAEKGHKTEEAINTIDEKLTRYLIRLSSESLSQKESEVLTNILDSSRDLERIGDHAEGLLNLTDYLQRKNVQFSDAALEELAEIYQATTAFIKDALDSVENNDIEKAQSLIERHKEINNMERVLRKTHIKRLNKGECSTQAGVNFIDIISHYTRVSDHAMNLAEKVIAEQI
- the pepA gene encoding glutamyl aminopeptidase, with the protein product MTTLFSKIKEVTELAAISGHEAPVRAYLREKLTPHVDEVVTDGLGGIFGIKHSEATDAPRVLVASHMDEVGFMVSEIKPDGTFRVVEIGGWNPMVVSSQRFKLFTRDGREIPVISGSVPPHLTRGTGGPTMPAISDIIFDGGFADKAEAESFGIRPGDTIVPDSSAILTANEKNIISKAWDNRYGVLMVSELAEALSGQRLGNELYLGSNVQEEVGLRGAHTSTTKFDPEVFLAVDCSPAGDVYGGQGKIGDGTLIRFYDPGHLLLPGMKDFLLTTAEEAGIKYQYYCGKGGTDAGAAHLKNGGVPSTTIGVCARYIHSHQTLYAMDDFLEAQAFLQALVKKMDRSTVDLIKHY
- a CDS encoding segregation/condensation protein A, yielding MDIKLKDFEGPLDLLLHLVSKYQMDIYDVPITEVIEQYLAYVSTLQAMRLEVTGEYMVMASQLMLIKSRKLLPKVAEVTDLEDDLEQDLLSQIEEYRKFKLLGEHLEARHQDRAQYYSKAPTELIYEDAELVHDKTTIDLFLAFSNILVKKKEEFAQNHTTILRDEYKIEDMMVIVKESLTGRDQLRLQDLFKEAQNVQEVITLFLATLELIKTQELILVQEESFGDIYLMEKKEESQEAQS
- a CDS encoding iron ABC transporter ATP-binding protein codes for the protein MKLENIDKSIQKQDILQDISLEVSPQKLTAFIGPNGAGKSTLLSIMSRLTKKDQGILSIKGREIESWNSQELAKELTILKQKINYQAKLTVEELVSFGRFPYSRGRLRAEDREKIRETLDYLELTNLKDRYIDSLSGGQLQRVFIAMVLAQDTDFILLDEPLNNLDIKQSVSMMQILRRLVEELGKTIIIVLHDINMASQYADEIVAFKDGQVFCKGTTAQIMQAELLSQLYEIPITLADINGKKICIYS
- a CDS encoding bacteriocin immunity protein, yielding MAEPNLESLIRDLYNHARQGLSEDLVAALLETAKKLPTTNEQLLAVRLSGLVTRELLTNPKHPAPELLNLARFIKREEAKYRGTAVSAIMFGELFKML
- the xerD gene encoding site-specific tyrosine recombinase XerD, which translates into the protein MRDRISDFLEGKQGLSANSKQSYKYDLEQFLDIVGERISETSLKIYQAQLANLKISAQKRKLSACNQFLYFLYRKGEVDSFYRLELTKQAEKKTEKPELLDLESFWQESDYPEGRLLALLILEMGLLPSEILSLKVADINLDFQVLRINKVSQQRIVSIPTTLIPELEPLMGQTYLFERAGKAYSRQWAFRQLESFVKEKGFPTLSAQALREQFILRQIENKVDLYEIAKKLGLKTVLTLEKYR
- the yidD gene encoding membrane protein insertion efficiency factor YidD translates to MKRILIAPVRFYQRFISPAFPPSCRFEPTCSNYMIQAIEKHGFKGVLMGLARILRCHPWSKIGKDPVPDHFSLRRNQEKK
- a CDS encoding pseudouridine synthase — its product is MRINKYIAHAGVASRRKAEELVKQGLVTVNGQVVRELATTIKSGDKVEVEGQPIYNEEKVYYLLNKPRGVISSVTDDKGRKTVVDLLPNVKERIYPVGRLDWDTSGVLILTNDGDFTDEMIHPRNEIDKVYVARVKGVANKENLRPLTRGLEIDGKKTKPAVYEILKVDPVKNRSVVQLTIHEGRNHQVKKMFEAVGLQVDKLSRTRFGHLDLTGLRPGEARRLNKKEISQLHTMAVTKK
- a CDS encoding ABC transporter permease, which translates into the protein MKLSHILTGLLLLLVFLSISIGTSDFSWEKFFAFDQQTWLLFQESRLPRTISILLAASSMSMAGLLMQTITQNQFAAPSTVGTTEAAKLGMVLSLFVFPSASLTQKMLFAFGSSILFTLFFLAFMTIFSIKERWMLPLIGIIYSGIIGSVTEVIAYRFNLVQSMTAWTQGSFSMIQTHQYEWLFLGLIILIAVWKLSQTFTIMNLGKETSESLGISYSLLEKLALFLVALTTSVTMITVGALPFLGVIVPNLIRKRYGDNLSQTKLMVALVGANLVLACDILSRVLIRPYELSVSLLLGIIGSLVFILLLWRGGQKDAV
- the scpB gene encoding SMC-Scp complex subunit ScpB — protein: MSTLAEIEALLFVAGEDGIRVRQLAELLSLPPTGIQQSLEKLVQKYEKDTDSSLALIETGTAYRLVTKPQFSEVLKEYSKAPINQSLSRAALETLSIIAYKQPITRIEIDAIRGVNSSGALAKLQAFDLIREDGKKEVLGRPNLYVTTDYFLDYMGINHLEELPVIDELEIQAQESQLFGERIEEDENQ
- a CDS encoding siderophore ABC transporter substrate-binding protein, with product MKTSLKLYLTALAASFLLLLGACSTNTNSSTSQTETSSSAPTEITIKSSLDEVKLSKVPEKIVTFDLGAADTIRALGFEKNIVGMPTKTVPTYLKDLAGNVNNVGSMVEPDLEAIAALEPDLIIASPRTQKFVDKFKEIAPTVLFQASKDDYWTSTKANIESLASAFGETGTQKAKEELANLDKSIQEVATKNESSDKKALAILLNEGKMAAFGAQSRFSFLYQTLKFKPTDTQFEDSRHGQEVSFESVKEINPDILFVINRTLAIGGDNSSNDGVLENALIAETPAAKNGKIIQLTPDLWYLSGGGLESTKLMIEDAQKALK
- a CDS encoding iron chelate uptake ABC transporter family permease subunit, with protein sequence MQFKSKHTKLFCLLIILAIGACLLYFWPITQLSAFAWKLRSQKIIVYLLVAIATGISTISFQTLTENRFLTPSILGIESFYVLLQTLLLIFESKFLQLGKSPVLEFLILLLLQSLFFLALQGYLKTLMKQNLVFILLICLALGSLFRNISTFLQVLMDPNEYDKLQNSLFASFQHLNTSILAIGSLIILALTIFFFRKAVVLDVLHLQRETAQILGLNVEKEQRELLWGIVLLTSTATALVGPMAFFGFMLANLTYLIVKDYRHKLLFIVAILVGFISLTLGQALIERVFALEIRISMIIESVGGFLFFILLYRRARQ